In a single window of the Rhizoctonia solani chromosome 16, complete sequence genome:
- a CDS encoding helicase domain-containing protein, translating to MLSGTKVYNFVSQPDQFKTVLDAIAKSKGIVFLCGPDLLASSGMPSLSQTSTFCHNTFDSQLPLSKMIVDCSEPNGGPSQLLDDQLAAYNKVMAARRIQARGIPSSPFHQYFHRVFALKRVVKYLTTSFDAVEVLRKCYLPRCPYIKEKDTTALDNSMLYGETVPFKRATSRPPAPAAKASRRLRPAVLNSMASDMLPGARLRNRIVAAAKNADLLLIAGISLQSDEIMDLVREIAEQVHRRYGGVVYIGEQPSGGRGSKYHVNFHLQMTPDECAGHIQSTMNRLEDADTSMESAVGTESEKAGAWCEIINNEIESLFLVEEPELNRPQCFLCNTSLEECLLKCRRCGDWLCYTGPYHTNRTAPCVVLQMFRDEANKPSIEMEIDAFCCMYCWNHSEEGPYPHSVKPAPWVAVQERGRPAPRMIMIIYFLDQFWPQAKHLRNLVAGKWAGRGWSPVRLENLHEPHNILPNFSWDAKTYNVFVIYITHGISSSKGYQISPTELYPAPQFLEYTLTPVRDIILQANHSLAIFACCGYPFLEPQKEHFHKLYHRLPEREAFPGFPSFLYGKLTTVSADDRVYSEDAMNSWMSSDIAVSHTDLIYLQRLSPPVMWLFSPFDTRPLGKELPHILTACKCRREEMVTAQGKQTAKVWKVSHNATIGMPLSDVRVKVSCSICWQMWVLPSKHLKGKVYSHAGLYCSVVPYFAT from the exons ATGTTGTCCGGAACTAAGGTCTACAACTTTGTTAGCCAACCAGACCAGTTCAAGACCGTACTTGACGCAATTGCCAAATCCAAGGGTATTGTTTTCCTGTGTGGCCCGGATCTGCTGGCATCCTCAGGAATGCCG AGTTTGTCTCAAACATCAACGTTTTGCCACAACACTTTCGATTCACAGTTGCCGCTTAGCAAGATGATTGTGGACTGCTCAGAGCCAAACGGTGGACCATCCCAGCTTTTGGACGACCAATTGGCGGCGTACAACAAGGTTATGGCAGCCAGAAGAATTCAGGCGCGTGGCATCCCATCGAGTCCGTTCCATCAGTACTTCCATCGAGTTTTTGCCTTGAAACGAGTCGTGAAGTACCTAACTACGAGCTTTGACGCTGTTGAGGTTCTCAGGAA GTGCTATCTTCCAAGATGCCCTTATATCAAAGAGAAAGATACGACCGCGCTCGATAATTCTATGCTATACGGGGAGACTGTGCCTT TCAAACGAGCCACCTCTCGCCCTCCCGCTCCGGCAGCTAAGGCGTCCCGCCGCCTACGCCCAGCAGTTCTAAACAGCATGGCCTCTGACATGCTTCCTGGAGCCAGGCTACGCAATAGGATAGTAGCCGCCGCAAAGAACGCGGACCTACTTCTTATTGCCGGGATATCTCTCCAGTCCGATGAGATAATGGACCTTGTCCGAGAGATTGCCGAGCAGGTGCATAGGCGCTATGGCGGGGTCGTGTACATCGGGGAACAACCCAGCGGGGGGCGTGGGTCCAAGTACCATGTCAATTTCCACTTGCAGATGACCCCAGACGAGTGCGCCGGGCACATCCAAAGTACTATGAACCGG CTTGAAGATGCGGACACTAGTATGGAATCGGCAGTGGGAACAGAAAGCGAAAAAGCAGGTGCCTGGTGTGAA ATCATAAACAACGAGATCGAAAGCCTGTTTTTGGTAGAGGAACCTGAGTTAAACAGGCCCCAGTGCTTTCTGTGCAATACCTCACTCGAAGAATGCTTGCTTAAGTGCAGGCGTTGTGGTGACTGGCTCTGCTACACGGGTCCATACCATACAAATCGAACGGCTCCCTGCGTCGTGCTGCAGATGTTCAGGGACGAGGCCAACAAGCCATCTATCGAGATGGAGATAGATGCTTTCTGCTGTATGTACTGTTGGAACCACTCCGAAGAGGGTCCTTATCCG CATTCTGTGAAACCTGCTCCATGGGTGGCTGTACAGGAACGGGGCAGACCTGCGCCGCGCATGATTATGATCATCTACTTCCTCGATCAGTTCTGGCCCCAAGCAAAACATCTCAGGAACCTTGTGGCCGGGAAATGGGCTGGTAGAGGCTGGTCG CCGGTGCGACTGGAAAACCTCCATGAGCCCCATAACATATTACCAAATTT CTCCTGGGATGCAAAGACATACAACGTCTTTGTCATATATATCACGCACGGCATCTCGAGCTCCAAGGGGTACCAGATCTCCCCCACAGAGTTGTATCCAGCGCCCCAG TTTCTTGAATACACTCTTACGCCGGTGAGGGACATAATACTCCAAGCAAACCATTCCTTGGCCATTTTTGCCTGCTGCGGGTATCCCTTCTTGGAGCCTCAGAAG GAGCATTTTCATAAACTCTATCATCGGCTGCCTGAACGAGAAGCTTTCCCCGGCTTTCCTTCTTTCCTTTATGGAAAGCTAACCACGGTCTCGGCAGACGATAGAGTGTACTCAGAGGATGCGATGAACTCATGGATGTCAAGCGATATCGCGGTCAGCCATACCGATCTAATCTATCTTCAGAGGTTGTCCCCTCCGGTCATGTGGCTCTTTTCACCCTTTGATACCCGTCCGCTTGGGAAGGAGCTGCCCCACATCCTCACTGCGTGCAAATGCAGACGTGAAGAGATGGTGACTGCACAGGGGAAGCAAACCGCAAAAGTATGGAAGGTTTCACACAATGCCACGATAGGAATGCCCTTGAGTGATGTTCGAGTCAAGGTGTCATGTTCTATATGTTGGCAAATGTGGGTCCTACCATCCAAGCATCTCAAGGGGAAAGTATATTCGCATGCAGGTCTTTACTGCTCAGTAGTTCCGTACTTTGCGACGTAG
- a CDS encoding helicase domain-containing protein, whose product MLATTKRELKIRKKRTALAKRNKQLRQLAIDVGFELVGHTEGSYPTNVYCMDANTHEKLDPRKMLIKGMDAIYKELESASASCSKSQGRANKQASVPPPVKDASLGDGHGTVYGFAWGSDQTYSMVFAVQFQSQDSLLEIEKEAVDVFTSVLPKMAVHAYEVRVNGAQSVGGKRAGHLYSVGWRPGTTHGERAAVYAAQNTKDKHNPTHYIDLYNSLELVNSAWMVMEESLSPRAVLRTIDTLADTAVPMFGSQSSDIALHGPSLGSNMAASQHDQNGNGFANKMHVDRDMDSLPKYYGNVFAFGQWIHVDKEGRLVENERIKAAIPDGLFVIPGYRIAFDLGAATIVKAIWRGGMDTHGTTTSKVDITQGITRWGMLIQTNRGLNQRMRSGKGNIFGIRERLRQYYDILSTPVGEEGDEDVDESKDA is encoded by the exons ATGTTGGCA ACTACCAAAAGAGAGCTGAAAATAAGAAAGAAGAGAACAGCCCTGGCCAAAAGAAATA AACAACTGCGCCAGCTTGCAATCGACGTGGGTTTTGAATTGGTTGGCCACACAGAGGGGTCTTATCCTACCAATGTTTATTGCATGGACGCAAACACTCATGAGAAGCTTGACCCCCGTAAAATGCTTATCAAAGGCATGGATGCTATATACAAAGAACTAGAGAGTGCATCCGCGTCTTGCTCAAAGAGCCAAGGGCGTGCTAATAAGCAAGCATCAGTACCGCCTCCAGTCAAAGATGCTTCTTTGGGGGATGG CCATGGCACTGTGTATGGTTTTGCTTGGGGCTCCGATCAAACCTACTCTATGGTTTTTGCTGTACAGTTTCAATCTCAAGACTCGCTTCTGGAGATAGAAAAAGAAGCCGTTGACGTTTTCACCAGTGTTTTGCCAAAGATGGCGGTACATGCATATGAGGTTAGGGTTAACGGAGCTCAAAGCGTAGGAGGCAAACGAG CCGGACACCTCTACAGCGTTGGATGGCGCCCTGGAACCACTCATGGTGAACGGGCGGCAGTGTATGCTGCGCAAAATACTAAGGATAAGCACAATCCAACCCATTACATAGATCTGTACAACTCTCTGGAATTAGTCAAT TCCGCCTGGATGGTCATGGAAGAGAGCCTGTCTCCGCGCGCAGTGCTGAGGACTATTGATACTCTGGCCGACACGGCGGTGCCAATGTTTGGCTCACAAAGCAGCGATATTGCT TTGCATGGACCCAGTCTTGGGTCCAATATGGCTGCTTCTCAGCATGACCAGAACGGAAACGGCTTTGCCAACAAAATGCACGTTGATAGAGACATGGACTCTCTTCCCAAGTACTACGGGAATGTATTTGCATTTGGCCAATGGATCCATGTTGATAAGGAGGGCCGCTTGGTTGAAAATGAAAGGATCAAGGCAGCCATCCCGGATGGCTTATTCGTGATCCCTGGATACAGAATTGCGTTTGACCTTGGTGCAGCCACAATTGTTAAGGCTATATGGCGTGGAGGAATGGATACGCATGGCACCACAACATCCAAAGTCGATATAACTCAAGGTATTACTCGGTGGGGGATGTTGATTCAAACAAATAGGGGGTTGAACCAGCGCATGAGAAGTGGGAAGGGAAATATATTTGGTATACGCGAACGTCTGCGTCAGTACTATGATATTCTTTCCACTCCAGTGGGTGAAGAAGGGGATGAAGACGTGGATGAAAGCAAGGATGCCTAG